The following coding sequences lie in one Apium graveolens cultivar Ventura chromosome 3, ASM990537v1, whole genome shotgun sequence genomic window:
- the LOC141711650 gene encoding tRNA dimethylallyltransferase 9 has product MMSGVAGGIRFRCFHPLYYLRRRQLCGVSAAANKQKVIVISGPTGAGKSRLALELAKRLNGEIVSADSVQVYRGLDVGSAKPSLSDRKEVKHHLIDILEPSEDYSVGQFYEEARNATEKILESGRVPIVTGGTGLYLRWYIYGKPDVPKSSPEIVAEVQAEISDLERDGDWDAAVQLVVQAGDPSARSLPANDWYRIRRKLEIIKSSGSPPSAFHVPYDSFREPNSPNVDDHCSSSSLNNQPQESRSPGDLDYDFSCFFLSSPRMDLYRSIDFRCEDMVSGSDGILSEAKWLLDIGLQPNTNSATRAIGYRNAMEYLLHCKERGGSSTRDFYTFLSGFQKASRNFAKRQLTWFRNEPIYNWINASRPMEDVLKFIYESYHDQSGTMEVPKALQMKRDLSDRREILQMKGYRTNNRQFVGRDNCADILEWIRETQGQLNLSAS; this is encoded by the exons ATGATGAGCGGCGTCGCCGGCGGCATTCGTTTCCGTTGCTTTCATCCTCTCTACTACCTTCGCCGCCGTCAACTCTGCGGCGTCTCCGCCGCAGCAAATAAGCAGAAAGTAATTGTTATTTCCGGTCCCACCGGCGCCGGAAAAAGTAGACTTGCTCTTGAACTCGCTAAGCGACTCAACGGCGAAATCGTTAGCGCCGACTCAGTTCAG GTTTATAGAGGACTTGATGTTGGTTCTGCTAAGCCTTCATTGTCTGATAGAAAG GAAGTCAAACACCATTTAATTGACATTTTGGAGCCGTCTGAag ACTACTCTGTTGGGCAATTTTATGAGGAAGCAAGGAATGCTACGGAAAAGATACTTGAAAGTGGAAGGGTCCCAATAGTCACTGGTGGAACGGGATTGTACTTACGATG GTACATATATGGAAAACCAGATGTCCCAAAATCTTCTCCTGAGATTGTTGCTGAAGTACAAGCTGAAATTTCAGATTTAGAAAGAGATGGTGACTGGGATGCTGCTGTGCAGTTGGTTGTTCAAGCAGGTGATCCAAGTGCTCGGTCTTTACCTGCAAATGATTGGTATCGTATACGTCGCAAACTTGAGATTATCAAG TCTAGCGGATCGCCTCCGTCAGCTTTTCATGTGCCCTATGATTCATTTAGAGAACCTAATTCACCCAATGTAGATGATCACTGCAGCAGCAGCTCTTTAAATAATCAACCCCAGGAGAGTAGATCCCCAGGGGACCTAGACTACGACTTCTCTTGCTTTTTCTTATCAAGCCCAAGAATGGACTTATACAGGTCAATTGACTTCCGGTGTGAAGATATGGTTTCAG GAAGTGATGGGATATTGTCAGAGGCTAAGTGGCTTCTTGATATTGGTCTTCAGCCAAATACTAATTCTGCAACTCGAGCAATTGGTTACAGAAAT GCTATGGAATATCTTTTGCATTGTAAAGAACGAGGTGGGAGTTCGACAAGAGACTTTTATACTTTTTTATCTGGATTCCAGAAAGCATCTAG GAATTTTGCCAAAAGACAGTTGACATGGTTCCGTAATGAGCCTATATATAACTGGATCAATGCTTCAAGACCTATG GAAGACGTGCTCAAATTCATTTATGAATCATACCATGATCAATCCGGGACTATGGAAGTGCCGAAAGCACTCCAAATGAAGAGAGATCTATCAGACCGTAGGGAAATCTTACAAATGAAGGGTTATCGTACCAACAATAG GCAATTTGTGGGGCGTGATAATTGTGCAGATATTCTAGAATGGATAAGGGAAACTCAGGGACAGTTGAATTTATCTGCTAGTTAG